The Leptolyngbya sp. CCY15150 genome contains a region encoding:
- a CDS encoding UPF0182 family protein has protein sequence MPPSLSWRQLPKRPFKVNLLKWGAIALFVVLGLDIVTFLLAEQLWFQEVEYGQVFRTRVMIQGTLGIVSFILSFWILISNLKTARRYSHPDPESNEPSASAYPGQLSLGWLLPLVLVLGVVIGAALLYHGQLAIDYWNPNLNITAQSTAIPLNFRPSTIWQVEQMLAGMSPWLLALPLVLTIALLIYPYLLLNAIAVLMSLSFGLILSEHWMKVLPAFAITPFEQTDPRFQRDLSFYIFRLPVWELIDFWFMGLLSLTVISVFLLYLLSGDSLSRGQFCGFSPRQQRHLWRLMGTWLLAIALSYWLERYKLLYSAQGVVYGASFTDINVQLPLYTILSLFAGFMGLSCLLYWAMYRPRSPQAPIPKSRPIRSMRSKAQRAEDSSGFVVFRLLMVGLVLYGIGAIAIGSIMPLAVQRLVVQPNELALERPYIEDAIAANREAFRLNSIEVEEFNPQGSLTLEDLENNALTVDNIRLWDTRPLLQTNRQLQQFRLYYRFYDADIDRYTLRTPDGGTAQQQVLIAARELDYSAVPADAQTWINEHLFYTHGYGFTISPVNRVVSPGLPDYLIKDIGQVASDASVAASIPTEHPRIYYGELTNTYVMVKTQQQELDYPSGSDNVYNTYDGSGGVSIGQFWQRIIFAKHLRDWRMLLTEDFTPETKLLFRREITARVKAIAPFLRYDQDPYLVVADATQSPVGTLRQQEAATPNYLYWVMDAYTTSDRFPYSDPYTYDFNYIRNSVKVVVDAYNGAVTFFVADEGDPIIRTWSRIFPDMFHPLGEMPATLKSHVRYPQDLFQVQANQLMAYHMTDPQVFYNREDQWRAPSEIYRDESQVIEPYYLLMKLPSEEAEEFVLLQPFTPAQRNNLIAWLAARSDGLITPNTSDVSYGSMLLYRFPKQELVYGPEQIEARINQDPVISEQISLWNRQGSRAIQGNLLVIPIEQSLLYVEPLYLEAEQNALPTLVRVIVAYENRIVMAETLDQALQGMFEDEPRGDSIIRSVEDLPLPLLNPDSTNADDAQGG, from the coding sequence ATGCCCCCATCTCTTTCATGGCGTCAACTCCCCAAGCGCCCTTTCAAGGTCAACCTATTGAAGTGGGGGGCGATCGCTCTGTTCGTGGTACTAGGGTTAGACATCGTGACATTTCTCCTTGCGGAACAGCTCTGGTTCCAAGAGGTTGAGTACGGCCAGGTGTTTAGAACCCGAGTCATGATTCAAGGAACGTTGGGCATCGTGTCCTTCATCCTCAGTTTCTGGATCTTAATTTCTAACCTCAAAACAGCGCGACGATATTCCCATCCAGATCCAGAGTCTAATGAACCCAGTGCATCGGCCTATCCGGGACAGCTTTCTCTAGGCTGGCTGTTGCCACTTGTGCTTGTCCTCGGGGTGGTGATTGGCGCGGCGTTGCTCTACCACGGGCAACTGGCCATCGATTATTGGAATCCCAATCTCAACATTACGGCTCAGTCCACGGCCATCCCCCTCAACTTTCGTCCTAGCACCATCTGGCAGGTGGAGCAAATGCTGGCGGGCATGTCACCCTGGCTGCTGGCATTGCCCCTGGTTTTAACGATTGCGCTGCTGATCTATCCCTACCTGTTGCTGAACGCGATCGCTGTTTTGATGAGCCTCAGTTTTGGGCTGATTTTGTCCGAACATTGGATGAAGGTGCTGCCGGCCTTTGCCATCACGCCGTTTGAGCAGACCGATCCGCGATTTCAGCGAGACCTCAGCTTTTATATCTTTCGGCTGCCGGTCTGGGAGTTGATCGACTTCTGGTTCATGGGTTTGCTGTCCCTAACGGTGATCTCCGTTTTTCTGCTCTACCTGCTGTCTGGCGATAGTCTCAGTCGCGGTCAATTTTGTGGATTCTCGCCCCGGCAACAGCGCCATCTATGGCGATTGATGGGCACTTGGCTGCTGGCGATCGCCCTCAGCTATTGGTTAGAACGCTACAAACTGCTCTATTCCGCCCAGGGTGTAGTTTATGGGGCTAGTTTTACCGACATCAACGTTCAACTGCCGCTCTACACCATCCTCAGTTTATTTGCCGGATTTATGGGACTGAGCTGCCTGCTCTACTGGGCGATGTATCGTCCCCGATCGCCCCAGGCACCAATCCCAAAATCGCGTCCCATACGATCCATGCGATCCAAGGCTCAACGAGCTGAAGATTCCAGTGGATTTGTGGTCTTCCGGCTGCTCATGGTTGGTCTGGTGCTCTATGGCATCGGCGCGATCGCCATCGGCAGCATCATGCCCCTAGCTGTGCAGCGGTTGGTGGTGCAGCCCAATGAGCTGGCCCTAGAACGACCCTACATTGAAGATGCGATCGCCGCGAATCGAGAAGCCTTCCGCCTAAATAGCATTGAAGTGGAGGAGTTCAACCCCCAAGGCAGCCTCACCCTAGAAGACCTAGAAAACAACGCCCTCACCGTTGACAACATTCGTCTTTGGGACACGCGCCCTTTATTGCAAACCAACCGCCAACTGCAGCAATTTCGGCTGTACTACCGCTTCTATGATGCCGATATTGATCGCTATACCCTGAGAACGCCTGACGGTGGCACTGCCCAGCAGCAGGTGCTAATCGCCGCCCGTGAATTGGACTATAGCGCTGTTCCAGCCGATGCCCAAACCTGGATTAACGAGCATTTGTTTTACACCCACGGCTACGGGTTCACCATCAGTCCCGTGAATCGGGTGGTGTCGCCTGGCTTGCCCGATTACCTGATCAAAGACATTGGTCAGGTGGCAAGTGATGCCTCCGTAGCCGCTAGTATTCCGACAGAACACCCTCGGATCTACTACGGTGAACTGACCAATACCTACGTGATGGTCAAAACTCAGCAGCAGGAGCTGGACTATCCCAGCGGCAGTGATAACGTCTACAACACCTATGACGGCTCGGGAGGCGTTAGCATTGGTCAATTTTGGCAGCGGATCATTTTTGCCAAACACCTGCGAGATTGGCGCATGTTGCTGACCGAAGACTTTACCCCCGAAACCAAGCTGCTCTTCCGCCGGGAAATTACCGCCCGCGTCAAAGCGATCGCTCCGTTTCTGCGCTATGACCAAGATCCCTACTTAGTGGTTGCCGATGCCACCCAATCACCGGTCGGTACGCTGCGTCAGCAGGAAGCAGCAACGCCTAACTATCTCTACTGGGTGATGGATGCCTACACCACCAGCGATCGCTTCCCCTACTCCGATCCCTACACCTATGACTTTAACTACATTCGTAACTCGGTCAAGGTGGTGGTGGATGCCTACAACGGAGCGGTCACCTTCTTTGTGGCCGATGAAGGGGATCCGATCATTCGAACCTGGAGCCGCATCTTTCCAGATATGTTCCATCCCCTGGGAGAGATGCCAGCCACCCTCAAATCCCACGTGCGCTATCCCCAGGATCTCTTTCAGGTGCAGGCTAATCAACTGATGGCCTACCACATGACCGATCCTCAGGTGTTTTACAATCGAGAAGACCAGTGGCGGGCTCCCAGCGAAATTTATCGCGATGAATCCCAGGTGATCGAGCCCTATTACCTGCTGATGAAACTGCCCTCAGAAGAGGCAGAGGAGTTTGTTCTGCTCCAGCCCTTTACCCCCGCCCAGCGTAATAATCTGATTGCTTGGCTAGCCGCACGCTCTGATGGCCTCATTACCCCCAATACGTCTGATGTATCCTATGGTTCCATGCTGCTCTACCGCTTCCCTAAACAGGAATTGGTTTATGGGCCGGAGCAGATTGAAGCGCGGATTAACCAAGATCCCGTCATTTCCGAGCAGATCTCCCTGTGGAATCGTCAGGGATCCCGGGCCATTCAGGGCAATCTCTTGGTGATTCCCATTGAGCAATCGTTGCTGTATGTGGAACCTCTATACCTGGAAGCGGAGCAAAATGCATTGCCCACCCTCGTGCGGGTGATTGTGGCCTACGAGAACCGAATTGTCATGGCAGAAACCCTAGACCAAGCGCTGCAAGGGATGTTTGAAGATGAACCTAGGGGAGATTCGATTATTCGCTCCGTTGAAGATTTGCCGCTGCCGCTCCTCAATCCTGATAGCACCAATGCTGATGATGCTCAGGGAGGGTAA
- a CDS encoding glutamyl-tRNA reductase, which yields MNIAVVGLSHKTAPVEVREKLSIPTPEAERAIAQLLSYPHIEEVAILSTCNRLEIYLVTKAAEPGIREVGQFLADYGKISLPELREHLFVLLHHDAIMHLMRVSAGLDSLVLGEGQILSQVKHMHKLGQQHNSVGQLLNKLLKQAITAGKRVRTETSIGTGAVSISSAAVELAQMKVDDLTPQKVAVIGAGKMSRLVVKHLLAKGATDIAVVNRSLKGAEELAKEFKSADLKLHTLGDLMPVVAQSDLVFTATASNDPLIHAAQLEPMLPAGRSLMLFDISVPRNVHSDVNDLPQVHAFNVDDLKAVVAQNQESRRQIAMEAEELLEEEVESFEAWWRSLETVSTISCLRDKVETIREQELEKALSRLGSEFAEKHQEIIEALTRGIVNKILHDPMVQLRAQQDIEARRHAMQTLHTLFNLEPASEKYS from the coding sequence ATGAATATTGCCGTTGTGGGCCTTAGCCACAAAACCGCGCCGGTTGAGGTGCGTGAAAAGCTCAGCATTCCAACCCCCGAAGCAGAACGGGCGATCGCTCAACTCCTCAGCTATCCTCACATTGAAGAAGTTGCTATCCTGAGCACCTGTAATCGACTCGAAATTTATCTGGTGACCAAGGCCGCCGAGCCCGGCATCCGCGAAGTGGGGCAGTTTCTGGCAGACTACGGCAAGATCTCCCTACCCGAACTGCGCGAACATCTCTTTGTGTTGCTCCACCACGATGCCATTATGCATTTGATGCGGGTGTCGGCGGGGCTCGATAGCTTGGTGCTGGGCGAGGGACAGATTCTGTCTCAGGTGAAGCATATGCACAAGCTGGGCCAGCAGCACAATAGCGTGGGGCAGCTCTTGAACAAGCTGCTGAAGCAGGCGATTACCGCTGGCAAACGGGTGCGGACTGAAACCAGTATTGGTACCGGCGCTGTGTCCATTAGCTCAGCGGCGGTGGAGCTAGCCCAGATGAAGGTGGATGACCTCACCCCCCAAAAGGTGGCAGTGATTGGAGCTGGCAAAATGTCGCGGCTGGTGGTGAAGCATCTCTTGGCTAAGGGAGCCACCGATATTGCCGTGGTGAACCGCTCTCTGAAAGGGGCGGAGGAGTTGGCTAAGGAATTCAAATCCGCCGACCTCAAGCTCCATACCCTCGGTGATCTGATGCCGGTGGTGGCTCAGTCTGATCTGGTGTTTACCGCCACTGCCTCCAACGATCCCTTAATTCATGCGGCCCAGCTTGAACCGATGTTGCCCGCAGGGCGATCGCTCATGCTGTTTGACATTTCCGTGCCCCGGAACGTCCATAGCGATGTGAATGACCTGCCTCAGGTGCATGCCTTCAACGTGGATGACCTGAAAGCCGTGGTGGCTCAAAACCAGGAAAGCCGCCGACAAATTGCCATGGAAGCGGAAGAGCTGCTAGAGGAAGAGGTAGAATCCTTCGAAGCTTGGTGGCGATCGCTGGAAACCGTGTCTACCATTAGCTGCCTGCGCGATAAGGTAGAAACCATTCGGGAGCAAGAGCTGGAAAAAGCTCTCTCTCGCCTAGGGTCTGAGTTTGCCGAGAAGCACCAGGAAATTATCGAAGCCCTTACCCGAGGCATCGTCAACAAAATTCTCCATGATCCTATGGTGCAATTGCGGGCCCAGCAAGACATTGAAGCTCGCCGTCATGCCATGCAAACCCTGCATACGCTGTTCAACCTAGAGCCTGCTTCCGAGAAATATAGCTAA
- the glpX gene encoding class II fructose-bisphosphatase: MESTLGLEIIEVVEQAAIASARWMGKGEKNTADQVAVEAMRERMNKIHMRGRIVIGEGERDDAPMLYIGEEVGICTQPNAADVCNPEELVEIDIAVDPCEGTNLVAYGQPGSMAVLAIAEKGGLFAAPDFYMKKLAAPASARGHVDINKSATENLKILSECLDRSIEELVVVVMKRDRHNDLIKEIREAGARVRLISDGDVSAAISCAFSGTNIHALMGIGAAPEGVISAAAMECLGGHFQGQLIYDPAVVKTGLIGESKESNLERLQSMNITDPDRVYNGDELASGKTLLFAACGITSGTLMEGVRFFGGGARTQSLVISNQSRTARFVDTIHLSGEPKSLQLR; the protein is encoded by the coding sequence GTGGAGAGTACACTCGGTCTAGAGATTATTGAAGTCGTTGAACAGGCGGCGATCGCATCGGCCCGTTGGATGGGAAAAGGCGAAAAAAACACCGCTGACCAAGTGGCGGTGGAAGCCATGCGGGAGCGGATGAACAAGATTCACATGCGCGGTCGCATTGTGATTGGGGAAGGCGAGCGGGACGATGCGCCCATGCTTTACATTGGCGAAGAAGTGGGTATTTGCACCCAGCCCAATGCTGCAGATGTTTGCAACCCAGAAGAACTCGTTGAAATTGACATCGCAGTGGATCCTTGCGAAGGCACCAACTTGGTTGCCTACGGTCAGCCCGGTTCCATGGCCGTGCTAGCCATTGCTGAAAAAGGTGGCCTGTTTGCCGCTCCTGACTTTTACATGAAGAAGTTAGCCGCTCCAGCATCTGCACGGGGCCATGTGGATATCAACAAATCGGCTACCGAAAACCTGAAAATTTTGTCGGAATGCCTTGACCGTTCCATCGAAGAACTGGTGGTGGTGGTCATGAAGCGCGATCGCCACAATGACTTGATCAAAGAAATTCGTGAAGCTGGCGCACGCGTACGCTTGATCAGCGATGGAGACGTATCAGCAGCGATTTCCTGCGCCTTCTCGGGTACCAACATCCACGCCCTCATGGGTATTGGTGCGGCTCCGGAAGGGGTGATTTCTGCAGCGGCAATGGAATGCCTCGGCGGCCACTTCCAAGGTCAGTTGATCTACGATCCGGCTGTGGTGAAGACCGGTCTGATTGGCGAAAGTAAGGAAAGTAACCTTGAGCGCCTCCAGAGCATGAACATTACCGACCCCGATCGCGTTTACAACGGTGACGAGCTGGCCTCCGGCAAGACTCTGCTGTTCGCAGCCTGCGGTATCACCTCCGGCACCCTGATGGAAGGTGTGCGCTTCTTTGGCGGCGGTGCTCGTACCCAGAGCTTGGTCATTTCCAACCAATCGCGGACGGCGCGCTTCGTCGATACGATTCACCTTTCTGGTGAACCCAAGTCCCTGCAACTGCGCTAG
- a CDS encoding DUF1361 domain-containing protein, translated as MEDVLREALRALSSHSRWILWNLFLAFIPLALSFWLFRWRQARTWFWWIGLVVFIAFLPNAPYLLTDVVHLIRATQAGYSTWVIAVFMIPVHITAILLGTEAYVMAVINQSYYLVQHRAQRFVLPAELLTHALCAVGVYLGRFVRFNSWDLVTRPDEVLIITLDQLTSERPLVVMFGTFVILTVVYWVLKQITIGLLLRVRYARQGRNVFKEALD; from the coding sequence ATGGAAGATGTTCTTAGAGAGGCGCTCCGTGCGCTCAGTAGTCACAGTCGCTGGATTCTTTGGAATCTGTTTTTGGCGTTCATTCCCCTCGCCCTCAGCTTTTGGCTATTTCGCTGGCGACAGGCGCGCACCTGGTTTTGGTGGATCGGACTCGTGGTGTTCATTGCCTTTTTGCCCAATGCTCCCTACCTGCTCACGGATGTGGTGCATCTGATTCGGGCAACTCAGGCCGGCTATTCAACCTGGGTGATTGCTGTCTTTATGATTCCGGTGCATATCACGGCCATTTTGCTTGGGACTGAAGCCTATGTTATGGCGGTGATTAACCAAAGTTATTACCTTGTACAACATCGCGCCCAGCGCTTTGTGTTGCCCGCTGAGTTGCTCACCCACGCCCTCTGTGCCGTTGGCGTATACCTCGGACGCTTTGTGCGATTTAATAGCTGGGATTTGGTTACCCGTCCTGATGAGGTCTTAATCATCACCCTGGATCAGCTCACCTCCGAGCGACCGCTGGTGGTCATGTTCGGCACCTTCGTCATTTTGACGGTGGTGTATTGGGTGTTAAAGCAAATCACCATTGGGCTACTTTTGCGGGTGCGCTATGCCCGTCAAGGACGCAATGTATTTAAAGAAGCACTAGATTAA
- the galE gene encoding UDP-glucose 4-epimerase GalE, which yields MASETPTILVTGGAGYIGSHAVLALRQAGYEVIVLDNLVYGHRDLVETVLKVELVVGDTSDRALLDDLFASRSIAAVMHFAAYLAVGESVQNPGKYYRNNVLGTLTLLEAMVAASVKTLVFSSTCALYGVPETFPIREDQPHQPMSPYAASKGMVERMLADFDVAHGLKSVCFRYFNASGAHPNGRLGEDHDPETHLIPLVLLTAMGKRPAIAIFGTDYPTPDGTCIRDYIHVCDLADAHVRGVDYLLRGGTSDVFNLGNGNGFSVRKVIEQAKQITGRKFTVLERDRRPGDPPILVGSSEKARQILNWQPRYPDLRDSIAHAWQWHQVRHG from the coding sequence ATGGCTTCTGAGACGCCTACGATTTTAGTCACCGGCGGGGCCGGCTATATTGGCTCCCATGCAGTGTTGGCGCTTCGGCAGGCCGGTTACGAGGTGATTGTTTTAGATAATTTGGTCTATGGACACCGCGATCTGGTAGAAACGGTGCTGAAGGTGGAGCTGGTGGTGGGCGATACAAGCGATCGCGCCCTATTGGATGATCTTTTCGCCAGTCGTTCCATTGCGGCAGTCATGCATTTTGCCGCCTATCTAGCGGTTGGAGAATCGGTGCAGAATCCGGGTAAGTATTACCGCAATAACGTCCTAGGCACCCTAACGCTGCTAGAGGCGATGGTGGCGGCCTCTGTGAAAACCCTGGTGTTTTCCTCAACCTGTGCGCTCTACGGCGTGCCGGAAACCTTTCCGATTCGTGAAGATCAGCCCCACCAGCCCATGAGTCCCTATGCGGCGAGCAAGGGCATGGTAGAACGGATGCTGGCAGATTTTGACGTGGCCCATGGTCTGAAGTCCGTCTGTTTTCGCTACTTTAATGCCTCAGGTGCCCATCCCAACGGTCGCCTAGGCGAAGACCATGATCCCGAAACCCATCTAATTCCTCTAGTCTTGCTGACGGCCATGGGCAAGCGACCGGCGATCGCCATCTTTGGCACAGATTACCCCACCCCAGATGGCACCTGCATTCGCGACTACATCCATGTGTGCGACTTAGCCGATGCCCATGTGCGCGGTGTGGACTATTTGCTGCGGGGGGGAACCAGCGATGTGTTTAACCTGGGGAATGGCAATGGCTTTTCGGTACGCAAGGTGATTGAACAGGCCAAGCAGATTACCGGCCGCAAGTTTACGGTGCTGGAGCGCGATCGCCGCCCCGGAGACCCACCCATCTTAGTCGGCAGCAGTGAGAAGGCCCGGCAGATTTTGAACTGGCAGCCTCGCTATCCTGATCTGCGCGATAGTATTGCCCATGCTTGGCAGTGGCACCAGGTTCGCCATGGGTAG
- a CDS encoding heavy metal translocating P-type ATPase: protein MDTVTLNLRGMSCASCASAIERTIKALPGVQDCQVNFGMEQATVHLDPAQVQAETIQQAVEEIGYGASMPADLGEAIALDEAEAADRRETRELRRKLWVGGVASAILVFGSMPVMLGIHIPGFPMWLHNAWVQWVLATPVQFWCGRSFYRGAWTSLKHGRSNMDTLVVLGTSAAYFYSLFPMLFPGWFQAQGIARDVYFEVAAVIITMILLGNFFEHRARGKTSEAIRQLVGLQPKTARVQRQGQWVDVAIATVQVDEQILVRPGEKIPVDGVIIEGESTLDESMVTGESVPVQKRAGDEVIGATLNKTGSFQFRATRVGRDTVLAQIVQLVQQAQAVKAPIQQVADQVTAWFVPAVLAIALLTFAVWIAVTGNLAMAVVATVSVLIIACPCALGLATPTSIMVGTGKGAEHGILIKGADSLQLAHGIRTIILDKTGTLTEGQPTVTQFVTARGSADQYELTLLQWMASLEQRSEHPLAEAIVQYAQRQGAIAEDGDLPKVEQFDAIAGCGVQGRVDNGSDRPLVHIGTQRWLEDLGIDTQGRTCQDTAFRGHAQDWEALGQTVVWIAVDGAVQGLVSIADALKPSSAEVVGSLQRMGIEVVMLTGDNQKTAEAIAHQAGITQVFAQVRPDQKAAKVAELQTGKRIVAMVGDGINDAPALAQADVGIAIGTGTDVAIAASDITLMSGNLDGIVTAIRLSRATLRNIRQNLFFAFIYNVAGIPIAAGVLYPFTGWLLNPIIAGAAMAFSSVLVVTNALRLRNFSPYTQPKRRSRA from the coding sequence ATGGATACTGTAACCCTCAACTTGCGCGGTATGAGCTGCGCGTCCTGCGCGTCTGCCATTGAACGCACCATCAAGGCGCTGCCCGGTGTGCAAGACTGCCAGGTGAATTTTGGGATGGAACAGGCTACGGTTCATCTCGATCCAGCTCAAGTACAGGCAGAGACCATTCAGCAGGCTGTAGAAGAAATTGGCTACGGGGCATCGATGCCGGCAGATCTCGGGGAAGCGATCGCCCTCGATGAAGCGGAGGCTGCCGATCGACGCGAGACTCGTGAGTTGCGGCGCAAGCTGTGGGTGGGCGGTGTTGCCAGCGCCATTTTAGTCTTCGGTTCCATGCCGGTCATGCTGGGCATCCATATTCCAGGGTTTCCCATGTGGCTGCATAATGCCTGGGTGCAGTGGGTGCTGGCGACGCCGGTGCAGTTTTGGTGTGGGCGATCGTTTTATCGGGGTGCCTGGACGTCATTGAAGCATGGACGCTCCAATATGGACACCTTGGTGGTCTTGGGGACGAGTGCGGCCTATTTCTACTCCCTATTTCCCATGCTGTTTCCCGGCTGGTTTCAGGCCCAAGGCATTGCCCGCGATGTCTATTTTGAAGTAGCCGCGGTGATCATCACCATGATTCTGCTGGGCAACTTCTTTGAGCATCGGGCCCGGGGCAAAACCTCGGAGGCGATTCGTCAACTAGTGGGTCTCCAGCCCAAAACAGCACGGGTGCAGCGCCAAGGGCAGTGGGTGGATGTGGCGATCGCCACGGTGCAGGTGGATGAACAGATTTTGGTGCGTCCGGGGGAAAAGATTCCGGTGGATGGCGTGATCATCGAAGGAGAATCTACCCTGGATGAATCCATGGTCACGGGTGAAAGCGTGCCGGTGCAGAAGCGGGCCGGGGATGAGGTGATTGGCGCAACGTTGAATAAAACCGGCAGTTTCCAGTTTCGGGCCACGCGGGTGGGGCGGGACACAGTGCTGGCTCAAATTGTCCAGCTTGTGCAACAGGCCCAGGCGGTGAAGGCTCCCATTCAGCAGGTGGCTGACCAGGTCACGGCTTGGTTTGTGCCGGCGGTCTTGGCGATCGCGCTGCTCACCTTTGCCGTGTGGATCGCGGTGACGGGCAACTTGGCGATGGCGGTGGTAGCCACGGTGAGTGTGCTGATTATTGCCTGCCCCTGTGCCCTGGGTTTGGCAACGCCCACGTCGATTATGGTGGGCACGGGTAAGGGGGCAGAGCATGGCATTTTGATTAAGGGAGCCGATAGCCTGCAGCTAGCCCACGGCATTCGCACGATTATTTTAGACAAAACCGGAACGTTGACCGAGGGGCAGCCCACGGTGACCCAGTTTGTCACGGCCCGTGGCTCGGCGGATCAATATGAGCTAACGCTATTGCAGTGGATGGCTAGCCTAGAGCAGCGTTCAGAACATCCCCTAGCGGAGGCCATTGTTCAATATGCCCAACGGCAGGGAGCGATCGCTGAGGACGGTGACTTGCCGAAGGTAGAACAGTTTGATGCGATCGCTGGCTGTGGCGTGCAGGGACGGGTGGACAACGGCAGCGATCGCCCTCTAGTTCACATTGGCACCCAGCGCTGGCTAGAGGATCTGGGCATCGATACCCAAGGGCGTACCTGCCAAGATACGGCCTTTCGTGGCCATGCTCAGGATTGGGAAGCCCTCGGACAAACGGTGGTTTGGATCGCCGTCGATGGTGCCGTGCAGGGGCTCGTCAGCATTGCCGATGCCCTGAAGCCGTCCTCAGCAGAGGTCGTGGGATCGCTACAGCGCATGGGGATCGAGGTGGTCATGCTCACGGGCGACAACCAGAAAACCGCAGAGGCGATCGCCCATCAAGCCGGCATCACCCAGGTCTTTGCCCAGGTGCGTCCCGATCAAAAAGCGGCCAAAGTGGCAGAACTGCAAACCGGCAAACGGATTGTGGCCATGGTGGGTGATGGCATTAACGATGCGCCAGCCCTGGCCCAGGCTGATGTAGGGATTGCCATTGGCACCGGCACCGACGTGGCGATCGCCGCCAGCGACATTACCCTGATGTCAGGCAACCTCGACGGCATTGTCACCGCCATTCGCCTCAGCCGCGCCACCCTGCGCAATATTCGCCAGAATCTATTCTTTGCGTTTATCTACAACGTTGCTGGGATTCCCATCGCCGCTGGGGTGCTCTATCCCTTCACCGGTTGGTTGCTCAACCCAATTATTGCCGGAGCCGCCATGGCCTTTAGCTCGGTGTTGGTAGTCACCAATGCCCTACGACTCCGCAACTTTTCACCCTACACGCAGCCAAAGCGCCGATCGCGGGCTTGA
- a CDS encoding isoprenyl transferase codes for MTAESTALSELPADLNPDRLPQHIAVIMDGNGRWAKHRGLPRIMGHRRGVDTLKEMLRCCKDWGVKALTAYAFSTENWGRPLEEVEFLMNLFERVLRRELREMLQEDVQIHFVGNLGALPQSLQEEIQRSMEETKNNQAIQFTVATNYGGRQEIVQACRAIATQVQAGTLNPDEIDETVFEKHLYTVKTGNPDLLIRTSGEMRLSNFLLWQMAYTEIYVTDTLWPDFDRAELHRALCAYQARDRRFGCV; via the coding sequence ATGACGGCAGAGTCTACTGCATTATCAGAGTTACCTGCAGATCTCAACCCCGATCGCCTGCCTCAGCATATTGCGGTCATTATGGACGGGAATGGTCGCTGGGCGAAACATCGAGGTCTGCCCCGGATTATGGGCCATCGCCGAGGGGTTGATACGCTTAAGGAGATGCTGCGGTGCTGTAAGGACTGGGGGGTCAAGGCACTCACCGCCTACGCCTTTTCTACAGAAAACTGGGGGCGGCCCTTAGAGGAAGTCGAGTTTTTGATGAATTTGTTTGAGCGCGTGCTGCGGCGGGAGCTGCGGGAGATGCTGCAGGAGGATGTGCAAATCCACTTTGTCGGCAATCTAGGCGCGCTGCCCCAGTCGCTGCAAGAAGAAATTCAGCGATCGATGGAGGAAACCAAGAACAATCAAGCCATTCAATTTACCGTGGCCACCAACTATGGGGGACGCCAGGAAATTGTCCAGGCCTGTCGGGCGATCGCCACTCAGGTTCAAGCCGGCACCTTAAATCCCGACGAGATTGACGAAACGGTTTTCGAAAAGCATCTCTATACGGTGAAGACGGGCAACCCAGACCTGCTGATCCGCACCAGTGGCGAAATGCGTCTGAGTAATTTCCTGCTTTGGCAAATGGCCTACACCGAGATTTATGTCACCGATACGCTCTGGCCCGACTTTGATCGGGCCGAGCTGCATCGGGCGCTCTGTGCCTATCAAGCCCGCGATCGGCGCTTTGGCTGCGTGTAG